In Leucobacter sp. CX169, a single genomic region encodes these proteins:
- a CDS encoding ABC transporter ATP-binding protein, with translation MNTLTKPKVQDASPLLRVDNLTVRTPHRPLVQNFSLHMQHGERIGLIGESGSGKSMTTTALLGLLPAGVSAEGSVRLDGYAGNLLEASESDLSKIRGKDVAMVFQEPLTALNPLMRAGAQVAEIILQHRLAPNKAEAMRRAVEMLDAVHLPDPAQAAKAYPHQLSGGQRQRVMLAMALANDPSLLLCDEPTTALDVTVQRQVLDLILELVRERGTGLLFITHDLAVVANMCTRVLVMNQGVVVEEGTTEDVFTRPQHPYTRGLLAASDLDAVDANGRLFTVATAQEYVPPTVASTNVQRDPAEDAAAEPSVAPEPAPAPATAHPPRPDAEPVMRVTDLVRTYSRGKTSLFKPATEVRALKGISFEVPEGGRLGVVGESGSGKSTLLRILAGLDQPTSGSAIVAGNEVSGAKESELRELRQNLQIVFQDPMGSLDPRMTVEQIISEPLLVRGRNESARDRSRMVAEMLESVGLPAEAATRYPHQFSGGQRQRISIARALICRPRVVVADEPVSALDVSVRAQVLNLLADLVDEYGLTLVFVSHDLNVVRHLCDSVVVMQSGEIVEAGETEEVYRNPQHPYTKRLIDSSLTLRQELTGSR, from the coding sequence ATGAATACGCTTACCAAGCCCAAGGTGCAGGACGCCTCGCCCCTGCTCCGCGTCGACAACCTCACGGTGCGCACGCCCCATCGCCCGCTCGTGCAGAACTTCTCGCTGCACATGCAGCACGGCGAGCGCATCGGCCTGATCGGCGAGTCAGGCTCCGGCAAGTCGATGACCACGACCGCGCTGCTCGGGCTGCTGCCCGCCGGCGTCTCGGCAGAGGGCTCGGTGCGGCTCGACGGCTACGCCGGGAACCTGCTTGAGGCGTCCGAGTCGGACCTCTCGAAGATTCGCGGCAAGGACGTCGCGATGGTCTTCCAGGAGCCGTTGACCGCGCTGAACCCGCTCATGCGGGCCGGCGCCCAGGTCGCCGAGATCATCCTGCAGCACCGGCTCGCGCCGAACAAGGCCGAAGCGATGCGCCGCGCCGTCGAGATGCTCGACGCCGTGCACCTACCCGACCCGGCGCAGGCCGCGAAGGCGTACCCGCACCAGCTTTCGGGCGGGCAGCGTCAGCGCGTCATGCTCGCGATGGCCCTCGCCAACGACCCCTCGCTGCTGCTCTGCGACGAGCCGACGACCGCGCTCGACGTCACCGTGCAGCGCCAGGTCCTCGACCTCATCCTCGAGCTCGTGCGCGAGCGCGGCACCGGCCTCTTGTTCATCACGCACGACCTCGCCGTCGTCGCGAACATGTGCACCCGCGTGCTGGTGATGAACCAGGGCGTTGTCGTCGAGGAGGGCACGACCGAGGATGTCTTCACGCGCCCCCAGCACCCCTACACGCGCGGCCTGCTCGCCGCGTCCGACCTCGATGCGGTCGATGCGAACGGACGCCTGTTCACGGTCGCGACCGCGCAGGAGTATGTGCCCCCGACGGTTGCCTCGACGAACGTCCAGCGGGATCCTGCCGAAGACGCCGCTGCCGAGCCGAGCGTGGCCCCGGAGCCGGCCCCCGCGCCGGCCACCGCGCATCCGCCGCGTCCCGATGCGGAGCCCGTGATGCGCGTGACGGACCTAGTCCGCACGTACTCGCGCGGCAAGACCAGTCTGTTCAAGCCGGCGACCGAGGTGCGGGCCCTGAAGGGCATCTCGTTCGAGGTCCCCGAGGGCGGCCGTCTCGGCGTCGTTGGCGAGTCCGGATCGGGCAAGTCGACGCTGCTCCGGATCCTGGCGGGCCTCGACCAGCCGACCTCGGGCAGCGCGATCGTCGCGGGCAACGAGGTGTCGGGCGCGAAGGAGTCGGAGCTGCGCGAGCTGCGCCAGAACCTGCAGATCGTGTTCCAGGACCCGATGGGCTCGCTCGACCCGCGCATGACCGTCGAACAGATCATCTCCGAACCCCTGCTCGTGCGCGGTCGCAACGAGTCCGCGCGCGATCGCTCGCGCATGGTCGCCGAGATGCTCGAGTCGGTGGGACTGCCTGCTGAGGCAGCCACCCGCTACCCGCACCAGTTCTCGGGCGGGCAGCGCCAGCGCATCTCGATCGCCCGTGCGCTCATCTGCCGGCCTCGCGTGGTGGTGGCCGACGAGCCGGTGAGCGCCCTGGACGTGTCCGTGCGCGCGCAGGTGCTCAACCTGCTCGCCGACTTGGTCGACGAGTATGGTCTCACCCTCGTCTTCGTCTCGCACGACCTGAACGTCGTGCGGCACCTGTGCGATTCGGTCGTCGTCATGCAATCGGGCGAGATCGTCGAGGCGGGCGAGACCGAAGAGGTCTACCGCAACCCGCAGCATCCATACACGAAGCGACTGATTGACTCGTCACTGACGCTGCGCCAGGAGCTCACCGGTTCCCGGTAG
- a CDS encoding amidase has product MSSAATPRLADLDAGTLSERYASGDLTPSEVAEDVIARVEAREPELNALYLFDAAQVRADAAASSARWAAGSPRSPFDGVPATVKENIARAGQPKPSGTALPNPVIAARNAPTTDRLLEAGCVIIGSTTMPDWGMLSSGVSSLHGITRGALNPAHTSGGSSAGAGTAAAAGYGPLHIGTDIGGSIRLPGTWQGLTALKPSEGLIPLDVPYDGRAAGPLTRTAADSVRLMSIVARPDERDYLTRPYPPMDWSTEPLAPAGLRVALQLDAGSGLAVEPETLAIVERAAQVFADAGAVVEPLAPFVGPEVLDGLVGFWRSRSYADFELLSESDRALVLPFIVDWCVAGSNFTAAETIRNRNQIDEMARLTRAATAPYDLVLSPVSPVAAFAAEDPMPITDPLETMGHISFTVPYNMSGQPALSIGAGIQADGRTVGLQIAGPIGTDDTLMRVACWFESARGADAEVDWSLLP; this is encoded by the coding sequence ATGTCTTCCGCCGCGACCCCCCGTCTCGCAGATCTCGACGCCGGAACGCTCAGCGAGCGCTACGCGAGCGGGGACCTGACCCCGAGCGAGGTGGCCGAGGACGTCATCGCGCGGGTCGAGGCGCGCGAGCCCGAGCTCAACGCGCTCTACCTCTTCGACGCCGCGCAGGTGCGCGCGGACGCCGCGGCGTCTTCTGCGCGCTGGGCCGCGGGCAGCCCCCGTAGCCCCTTCGACGGCGTCCCCGCGACGGTCAAGGAGAACATTGCCCGCGCGGGGCAGCCGAAGCCGTCGGGCACGGCGCTGCCGAACCCGGTGATCGCGGCGCGCAACGCCCCGACCACGGACCGACTGCTCGAGGCGGGCTGCGTCATCATCGGCTCGACCACGATGCCCGACTGGGGCATGCTCTCGTCGGGCGTCTCGAGCCTGCACGGGATCACCCGCGGCGCGCTCAACCCGGCCCACACCTCGGGCGGCTCGAGCGCGGGCGCGGGCACCGCCGCCGCGGCGGGCTATGGCCCGCTGCACATCGGCACCGACATCGGCGGCTCGATCCGGCTGCCCGGCACCTGGCAGGGCCTCACGGCGCTCAAGCCAAGCGAGGGCCTCATCCCCCTCGACGTGCCCTACGACGGTCGCGCCGCGGGCCCACTGACCCGGACGGCCGCCGACTCGGTACGCCTCATGTCGATCGTCGCCCGCCCCGACGAGCGCGACTATCTGACGCGCCCGTACCCGCCCATGGACTGGTCGACCGAGCCGCTGGCCCCCGCGGGCCTCCGCGTCGCCCTCCAGCTCGATGCGGGCTCGGGTCTCGCGGTCGAGCCCGAAACGCTCGCCATCGTGGAGCGCGCGGCCCAGGTCTTCGCTGACGCGGGCGCCGTGGTCGAGCCGCTGGCCCCGTTCGTCGGCCCCGAGGTGCTCGACGGCCTCGTCGGGTTCTGGCGCAGCCGCTCCTACGCCGACTTCGAGCTGCTGAGCGAGTCCGACCGCGCGCTCGTGCTGCCCTTCATCGTCGACTGGTGCGTCGCCGGCTCGAACTTCACGGCGGCCGAGACCATCCGCAATCGCAACCAGATCGACGAGATGGCGCGCCTCACCCGCGCGGCCACCGCGCCTTACGACCTCGTGCTCTCTCCCGTGTCGCCCGTCGCGGCGTTCGCGGCGGAGGACCCGATGCCGATCACCGACCCTCTTGAGACGATGGGCCACATCTCGTTCACCGTGCCGTACAACATGTCGGGACAGCCCGCGCTGTCCATCGGCGCCGGCATCCAGGCGGACGGGCGTACCGTCGGCCTGCAGATCGCCGGGCCCATCGGCACCGACGACACGCTCATGCGCGTTGCCTGCTGGTTCGAGTCGGCCCGTGGTGCGGACGCCGAGGTTGATTGGTCGCTGCTGCCGTAG
- a CDS encoding SDR family NAD(P)-dependent oxidoreductase, giving the protein MSEFPQIDYTQLFRLDNRTIVVIGAGSGIGREAAQALAAQGAHVVIADYSLEAAEATTALISGTGGSAEAYQLNVLDDAAIDAAVERFGNASSLVFTAATNVRKRMADYSMDEFDRVVNLNLRASFQLIRKFGTRFAANGGGSIIGFASIRAQVVEPGQGVYAATKAGLVQLAKTGAAEYGPAGVRVNVVAPGVVETPLTAQIKANDEWYGAYASKAALGRWARPDELAGAVVFLASDASTFVTGTTLTVDGGWTAIDGRYTPPSS; this is encoded by the coding sequence ATGAGCGAATTCCCGCAGATCGACTACACCCAGCTCTTCCGGCTCGATAACCGCACGATTGTGGTGATCGGTGCGGGCAGCGGCATTGGCCGCGAGGCGGCGCAGGCGCTGGCCGCGCAGGGCGCTCACGTCGTGATTGCCGACTACTCCCTGGAGGCCGCAGAGGCGACGACCGCGCTCATCTCGGGCACGGGTGGCTCGGCCGAGGCCTACCAGCTGAACGTCCTCGACGACGCGGCGATAGATGCCGCCGTTGAGCGTTTCGGCAACGCCTCGTCGCTCGTGTTCACGGCCGCGACGAACGTGCGCAAGCGCATGGCGGACTACTCTATGGACGAGTTCGACCGCGTCGTGAACCTCAACCTGCGCGCCTCGTTCCAGCTGATCCGGAAGTTTGGCACACGCTTCGCGGCGAACGGCGGCGGCTCGATCATCGGCTTCGCGTCGATTCGCGCGCAGGTCGTCGAGCCCGGCCAGGGCGTCTACGCGGCGACCAAGGCGGGGCTCGTGCAGCTCGCGAAGACGGGCGCGGCCGAGTACGGCCCCGCGGGGGTGCGCGTGAACGTCGTCGCCCCGGGCGTCGTGGAGACCCCGCTGACCGCGCAGATCAAGGCGAATGACGAGTGGTACGGCGCCTACGCGTCGAAGGCCGCGCTCGGCCGCTGGGCTCGCCCCGATGAGCTCGCGGGAGCCGTCGTGTTCCTGGCGTCGGACGCCTCGACGTTCGTGACGGGCACGACGCTGACCGTCGACGGCGGCTGGACCGCGATCGACGGGCGCTACACGCCGCCGTCCTCCTAG
- a CDS encoding ABC transporter permease produces MSTQNIPTPPVQAPRTSALSAPGRATTSPRAPGRGKLSPTLLIGTALIGLVVLAAIVSYIWTPYDPVQVDAAARLQGSSAAHLMGTDKYGRDVFSAILYGARITLLVGVISVGIAILIGTPLGILAGIRGGWIEEVIMRTSDIALAFPALLLAIMFSAIFGASTMTAMVAIGISTVPGFARVARSGTLQVMGTEYVLAARAASQSRFRIALRHVLPNIIGIVVVQCSVSFSLAVLAEAGLSFLGLGTPPPTPSWGRMLQESQQFLGTEPMLAVWPGLAIAIAVMGFNLLGDGLRDRFDPKLNGSHS; encoded by the coding sequence ATGAGCACGCAGAACATCCCGACCCCTCCGGTCCAGGCGCCGCGCACCAGCGCGCTCTCGGCCCCGGGGCGCGCGACCACCAGCCCCCGGGCGCCGGGGCGCGGCAAGCTCTCCCCCACGCTCCTCATCGGGACCGCCCTGATCGGGCTGGTCGTGCTCGCCGCGATCGTCTCGTACATCTGGACGCCATACGACCCCGTCCAGGTGGACGCCGCCGCGCGCCTCCAGGGCTCGAGCGCCGCGCACCTCATGGGCACCGACAAGTACGGCCGAGACGTATTCTCGGCGATCCTGTACGGCGCCCGCATCACCCTCCTGGTCGGCGTCATCTCCGTCGGCATCGCGATCCTGATCGGCACCCCGCTCGGCATCCTCGCCGGCATTCGCGGCGGCTGGATCGAAGAGGTCATCATGCGCACCTCGGACATCGCGCTCGCCTTCCCCGCGCTGCTGCTCGCCATCATGTTCAGCGCCATCTTCGGTGCTTCAACGATGACCGCGATGGTCGCGATCGGCATCTCGACTGTGCCCGGCTTCGCCCGCGTGGCCCGCTCCGGCACTCTGCAGGTGATGGGCACCGAGTACGTGCTCGCCGCCCGCGCGGCCAGCCAGTCGCGGTTCCGGATCGCGCTGCGCCACGTCTTGCCGAACATCATCGGCATCGTGGTCGTGCAGTGCTCCGTGTCCTTCTCGCTCGCGGTGCTCGCCGAGGCTGGCCTCAGCTTCCTCGGCCTCGGCACCCCGCCGCCCACCCCCTCGTGGGGGCGCATGCTGCAGGAGTCGCAGCAGTTCCTCGGCACCGAGCCCATGCTCGCTGTCTGGCCCGGGCTCGCCATCGCGATCGCCGTCATGGGCTTCAACCTGCTCGGCGACGGACTGCGCGACCGATTCGATCCGAAGCTCAACGGGAGCCACAGCTGA